The Legionella jordanis genomic sequence CTTTTTCAGTAAACGTTGGTGAATGCCCCCAAGATTCCGGACTAATATCATTACAGAAAACCTCCGCCCCACGTGCCAATGCTTGTAAAGAGGCAACCCCAAAGGCAGCACCTATCTCTAAAACTCGACCACCCTCTTCAGCTACCAGCTCAGCATATTTAATAAAATTTGCCGAATAGGGATCGCATGGTGCTGTTGTAAACCCACCAAAGGGATTATAAGTTTTAAGAAACTTTCCTGTTTCCTCCTTTTGTTCTGGTACTGTAATTTCAGACACACAATTGGGATTAATAATTACATTATTATTTTCATCGGCTGTTGAATACGAATTTTTTTGTAATCTCAGGTCTATTGGACTTGAATTTAACTCCTGAAATTTGGAGCTAATGTCCTCAATTTGCAACTTGTAAGAAAGCAAAAAAGTTACAGAGGGTACACCATAGTGTTGTTGCCATCGCTGTATCCTTACAACTAAAAATTCGCTTTTTATTCGGCTATTTTCCGGAAGGGCTTGATAAAATCCTTCAAAAAGAATAGTCATCTTTGTCATTTTAATAATCGGTTCAGCAAATTCCTCAGTGTATATATCTTCTAAGTGTTTTATAAATTTTTGCACAATTAAGAATTCTGGAGCAGACTGAAGTGCCAATACATGGCAAACATCCTGAATTGTTTAATAGAATAAATCCATCTGCAATTTTTAAGACCTTTATAATATTGAGCTGATTGTCAATGCACTTAAAAATAAATTCAATATTTATATTTTCGTACATACTAAGAGATTGCTTGTTGGGCGTTTTAGCGAATGACCAATTATTCCTTCCTCTGAGAGTATCCCCCAACGTACATTGAAATTTGGTTAAGCAACAATCATAAAAATCACTGAATCCCCGCAAGTGCTATCCCCCATAACCCCTAGTGTTTTTAAAAATTCAATTAACTTAATAGTAGATTGAATATGTTCACCGTCCTGCTAAACTTAGCATTCACATAATCTGGAGGAGTTTAAAATGGCTTTTACTTTGCCCCCTTTGCCTTATGATATGGATGCTTTAGCACCTCATATTTCAAAAGAAACCCTGGAATATCATTACGGAAAACACCATAGTGCTTATGTAACTAATCTCAATAAACTCATTGCCGGCACAGAATTTGAGACTATGAGCCTTGAAGACATTATCAAAAAATCTTCCGGCGGTATTTTTAATAATGCAGCTCAAACCTGGAACCATACTTTTTACTGGCATTGTTTAAGCCCTAATGGTGGCGGAAACCCAACAGGCAAGATTGGCGATGCCATTGCCAAACATTTTGGTTCTTTTGAACAATTCAAAGAAGAATTCTCTACTGTAGCCGCAACAACTTTTGGTTCAGGTTGGGCTTGGTTGGCGCAAGATAAAGATGGTTCCCTTAAAATCATTAGCACAAGCAATGCTGGTACCCCCATGAAAGATGACATGCATGCGCTTTTAACTTGTGATGTCTGGGAGCATGCTTACTACATTGATTATCGAAATGCTCGTCCAGAATACATCAAGGCATTTTGGTCCCTAGTCAATTGGGAATTTGTAAACAACAATCTTCGCTAATATTCGCTGCGTCCATGTTTGCCAAATTGGACGCATACAACACAAGGAGTTTTCATGGCACTAATCACCAGCTATAACCCCCTGCCAATTGGTTTCACGCACGGTCAAGGCATTTGGTTGTACGACACTGAGGGGAAGGCATATCTTGATGCTCTCAGTGGCATTGCGGTTTGCGGGTTAGGCCATGCTCATCCTGATGTAACGAATACAATTCAACAACAAGCAGCCAAATTGTTGCATACATCCAATGCCTATCGGATTAAAGAACAGGAATTACTCGCCCAACGATTAACGGAGATGACGGGAACCAAACAAGCTTTTTTTGCCAATTCCGGTGCAGAGGCCAACGAGGCAGCTATTAAATTAACTCGACTCTACGGCCATAAAAAAGGCATTGATACACCTTCCATCATCGTAATGGAAAGGGCGTTCCATGGCCGGACCATGGCTACCCTCACTGCATCAGGAAGTCGAAAAGTACAGGCAGGCTTTGAGCCTTTTGTTCCTGGTTTTATACGTGCACCGTTTAATGATATTGAGGCCATCCATACTATTGCTGAAAATCGTGATGATGTTGTGGCCATCATGTTGGAGCCTATTCAAGGTGAGGGTGGAATTTATGCCGCCGATGATTCTTATTTACGGGCTGTTTCTGAATTGTGCAAAAAGCATAACTGGTTGTTAATTCTCGATGAGATTCAAACAGGAAATGGCCGCACAGGTAAATATTTTTCTTACATGCACACAGCCGTGCAACCCGACATTATTACTACCGCTAAAGGTTTGGGAAACGGTATACCCATTAGCGTTTGTCTGATGGCTGATAAAGCCTGTGATTTGTTCAAACCTGGCAATCATGGCTCGACTTTTGGTGGCAGTCCTTTTGCATGCGCTGTAGGTTTGACCGTTTTAGATGTAATTGAACGAGACAATTTATGTGAGGTGGTCAGTCGAAACAGCCTGATCCTTAAAGAAAAACTAATGCTTGAACTCGGCGAACACCCGCATGTGCGCGCCATTCGAGGCAAAGGCTACATGCTCGGTATTGAATTGGACAGACCAGCCAACGATGCTCGTCAAATCGGTCTTAAGCATGGACTTTTGTTTAACGTAACTGCCGACACGGTAATTAGACTGTTGCCTCCTTTAATCATCAGTGAAGCAGAGATCGAAGATTTGGTTTCACGGCTGAGTAAAACCATTAACGAATTTGTTGGACAATAATGATTAATTCAAACATTTCCATTCGTGATATACAGCCGGCTGATATTAAAGCAGCTGCCGACATTTTGACTCAGGCATTTGCCCAAGACCCTGTCATGAATTGGATTTTTGGGGATCAGTACCAAGAAAGAGCACCCGCTATGTTTGAAGCCACTACCCGCTATTGCATGCTCTATGGTAAAGCGTTTTGCACTACTGGGATGGAAGCAGTGGCTTTAAGAAAATTGCCGTCGGACAAAAAGTTCTCTTTGTGGAAGGGATTTCGTTCTGGTTTTTTTGCCTTACCCAAACTGATGGGTAAAGACGCTTTCAAACGATTGATGACATTTGACAAGCTCATCGAAAAAGAACGCCATAGGCTCATGGGCAAAGAGCCTTTTTGGTATTGTTGGTGTCTGGCAACCAGACCAGAAAAACAGGGACAAGGATTTGGCACGGCACTCATGAATCACACCTTTAAACTGGCGCAGGAAACTGGCTTTCCCTGTTATCTTGAAACGGCCAAACCTGAAAATCAGCTGCTTTATGAAAAAAATGGTTATGTGAAGCGAGCTGAAATCCAGTTAACGGAGCAAATCCCGATTATTTGCATGCTCAGAGAAAATGCCTAACAAAGGTTAGCTAATCTACTAGCCACATGATAAAGTGCTAGGCACGTTGCCTTAGCACTTCATACAGGCAAATCCCAGTTGCTACTGAAACATTCAGGCTTTCCACGGTGCCTAACATGGGTAAGGCAAATAAACCATCGCAGTGCTCTCTGGTCAACCGGCGTAAACCTTCTCCTTCTGCCCCCATGACCAAAGCCAGTGAACCTTTACAATCAATTTGATACAAGTTCTGTGTTGCTTCTCCGGCCGCCCCATATATCCAAACCCCTTCCTGCTTGATAATCTCCATGGCGCGGACCAAATTGGTTACGCGAACCAATGGAATAGATTCCGCTGCACCGCAGGCTACTTTGCTGACCACAGGCGTAATGCCAACACTCCTGTCTTTGGGGATGATTACAAAATCAACCGCTGTAGCATCAGCCGTCCTTAGACAAGCCCCCAAATTATGCGGATCGGTGACACCATCCAGGATTAAAATAAGGCAAGGCTTTTTTGCTTTTTGCAGCAATAAAGGCAAATCAGCCTCACCATAATTCACGGCTGGCTCGGCTAAGGCCACGACCCCCTGATGAGAAAACTCTGCAAAGCGTTGATTCATTTTTTGCTGACTGAGTTTTTCAACAGCTATATTTCTTTGCTTTGCCAAATTTAATATTCGTTCAAGCCTTTGATCAACACGCTCTTGATTAACATATATCTTTTTGGCAGTCCGGTGTGCACTGCCAAGTAAAGCTTGCACGGCATGCAAACCGTATACATACTGCTCAGTCATTAACTATCCCATTTTTCTGCGGGTTCAAAATCAATCTTTCGCTCGTCCAAATCGACTCTGGCAACAAGCACGGACACTTTATCTCCAAGCCGGTAAACTTGGCCGGTTCGCTCTCCTACCAAACGATGTTTAACGGCGTCAAAAGCATAATAATCATTACGCAAGGAAGTAATGTGCACTAGACCTTCCACGTAAATATCATTCAGTTCAACAAAAATACCAAAGCCTGTTACTGCCGAAATGGTTCCCTCAAACACCTGCCCGATTTTGTCTTGCATGTATTCGCACTTCAGCCAAGCCACCACTTCTCGAGTCGCTTCATCAGCACGTCTTTCAGTTACTGAACAATGTTTACCCAATCGATTCATTTCTTCATGGTTATAGGGAAAATCTGAAATGTCCTGATTATCAACCAAATGTCCAATGGCCCGATGAATTAGAAGATCAGGATATCTACGAATGGGCGAGGTAAAATGGGTATAGGCAGGATAGGCCAAGCCAAAATGCCCATCATTTTTTTCGATGTATTGTGCCTGCTTTAAGGATCTTAGCATAACCGTTTCAATCAAATGCCTCTCAGGCCTATCGCCAATTTCAGCCATTGTTTTTTGAAAATCTTTCGGATGAGGCTTCTTTCCACCACCAAGTCTTAAACCAAGCTCCCCCAGAAAGAGACGAAGAGCGTTAATTTTATCTTCATCGGGTAAGGAATGCACCCGATATAAAATTGGTATTTTTGAGCGTTCAAGAAAACGGGCTGTTGCGACATTGGCCGCTAACATGCATTCTTCAATTAAGCGGTGTGCATCATTGCGCACAACTGGCAAAACTTGTTTAATCTTACGATTTTCATCGAATTCAATATAAGTTTCTGTAGTTTCAAAATCGATAGCCCCTCGCTCTTTTCTCGCTTTTAGCAATACCTTGAATAAATCAAAAAGCGATTGCATCGCCGGAGACAAGGCTTCATATTCTTTATCGATCTGTTCTTCCGCAAGCCATTTACCCACTTGGTTATAGGTAAGCCTCGCATGGGAATGAAAAACAGCACGATAAAAACGGGAACGGGTGATTTTACCTTCCTCTGAAATGGCCATTTCAGCGACCATACAAAGCCTGTCCACTTTTGGATTTAAAGAGCAAATACCATTTGATAATGCTTCTGGCAGCATAGGCACCACTTGACCTGGAAAATAAACGGAATTGCCACGTTTGGCTGCCTCTTTATCCAGAGCTGAATCCATTTCCACATAATGACTCACGTCAGCTATTGCCACATAGAGTTGATAACCACCCTTCGGTTTTGCATAGCAATAGACTGCATCATCGAAATCTTTAGCGTCCTCACCATCAATGGTCACAAAAGGCAGATGTCTCAGATCAGTGCGGTTTTTCAGTTCCTCTTCAGAAACGTGCTGAGGTATTTTTGCCACCTCACTCAATACTTCTTCTGGCCATTGCGCAGGAATGCCATGCGCAAAAATAGCCACTTCGATTTCCATGCCCGGAGCCATGTGGTCGCC encodes the following:
- a CDS encoding methyltransferase domain-containing protein — protein: MALQSAPEFLIVQKFIKHLEDIYTEEFAEPIIKMTKMTILFEGFYQALPENSRIKSEFLVVRIQRWQQHYGVPSVTFLLSYKLQIEDISSKFQELNSSPIDLRLQKNSYSTADENNNVIINPNCVSEITVPEQKEETGKFLKTYNPFGGFTTAPCDPYSANFIKYAELVAEEGGRVLEIGAAFGVASLQALARGAEVFCNDISPESWGHSPTFTEKDIQF
- a CDS encoding superoxide dismutase — protein: MAFTLPPLPYDMDALAPHISKETLEYHYGKHHSAYVTNLNKLIAGTEFETMSLEDIIKKSSGGIFNNAAQTWNHTFYWHCLSPNGGGNPTGKIGDAIAKHFGSFEQFKEEFSTVAATTFGSGWAWLAQDKDGSLKIISTSNAGTPMKDDMHALLTCDVWEHAYYIDYRNARPEYIKAFWSLVNWEFVNNNLR
- a CDS encoding aspartate aminotransferase family protein translates to MALITSYNPLPIGFTHGQGIWLYDTEGKAYLDALSGIAVCGLGHAHPDVTNTIQQQAAKLLHTSNAYRIKEQELLAQRLTEMTGTKQAFFANSGAEANEAAIKLTRLYGHKKGIDTPSIIVMERAFHGRTMATLTASGSRKVQAGFEPFVPGFIRAPFNDIEAIHTIAENRDDVVAIMLEPIQGEGGIYAADDSYLRAVSELCKKHNWLLILDEIQTGNGRTGKYFSYMHTAVQPDIITTAKGLGNGIPISVCLMADKACDLFKPGNHGSTFGGSPFACAVGLTVLDVIERDNLCEVVSRNSLILKEKLMLELGEHPHVRAIRGKGYMLGIELDRPANDARQIGLKHGLLFNVTADTVIRLLPPLIISEAEIEDLVSRLSKTINEFVGQ
- a CDS encoding GNAT family N-acetyltransferase: MINSNISIRDIQPADIKAAADILTQAFAQDPVMNWIFGDQYQERAPAMFEATTRYCMLYGKAFCTTGMEAVALRKLPSDKKFSLWKGFRSGFFALPKLMGKDAFKRLMTFDKLIEKERHRLMGKEPFWYCWCLATRPEKQGQGFGTALMNHTFKLAQETGFPCYLETAKPENQLLYEKNGYVKRAEIQLTEQIPIICMLRENA
- the rlmB gene encoding 23S rRNA (guanosine(2251)-2'-O)-methyltransferase RlmB: MTEQYVYGLHAVQALLGSAHRTAKKIYVNQERVDQRLERILNLAKQRNIAVEKLSQQKMNQRFAEFSHQGVVALAEPAVNYGEADLPLLLQKAKKPCLILILDGVTDPHNLGACLRTADATAVDFVIIPKDRSVGITPVVSKVACGAAESIPLVRVTNLVRAMEIIKQEGVWIYGAAGEATQNLYQIDCKGSLALVMGAEGEGLRRLTREHCDGLFALPMLGTVESLNVSVATGICLYEVLRQRA
- the rnr gene encoding ribonuclease R: MNKKTKDPFYQREKEKYETPIASRELILQVLEEYNRPMSRNQLVGKLEIKDSAQQEALGYRLKAMLRDGQIMQDRRGRFCLLERINLQRGTVQGHPDGFGFFIPEAGGEDMVLSAKEMQTVMHGDLVMAYQTGLDRRGRPEGKIHEVLEHANQTVVGRFFTEQGVGFVIPDNKRLTQDISVPLEFANNAKNGQMVLTEIVAFPSKRNQAIGKIIHILGDHMAPGMEIEVAIFAHGIPAQWPEEVLSEVAKIPQHVSEEELKNRTDLRHLPFVTIDGEDAKDFDDAVYCYAKPKGGYQLYVAIADVSHYVEMDSALDKEAAKRGNSVYFPGQVVPMLPEALSNGICSLNPKVDRLCMVAEMAISEEGKITRSRFYRAVFHSHARLTYNQVGKWLAEEQIDKEYEALSPAMQSLFDLFKVLLKARKERGAIDFETTETYIEFDENRKIKQVLPVVRNDAHRLIEECMLAANVATARFLERSKIPILYRVHSLPDEDKINALRLFLGELGLRLGGGKKPHPKDFQKTMAEIGDRPERHLIETVMLRSLKQAQYIEKNDGHFGLAYPAYTHFTSPIRRYPDLLIHRAIGHLVDNQDISDFPYNHEEMNRLGKHCSVTERRADEATREVVAWLKCEYMQDKIGQVFEGTISAVTGFGIFVELNDIYVEGLVHITSLRNDYYAFDAVKHRLVGERTGQVYRLGDKVSVLVARVDLDERKIDFEPAEKWDS